A genomic segment from Microcella flavibacter encodes:
- a CDS encoding metallopeptidase family protein → MVEGLDNVVFVVEDRPEDGSLDLLGLYEGTAVTDRGQYGFGELPDRIILYREPLLATAEGDRQELLDQIHVTLVHEIAHYYGIDDAELHRLGWG, encoded by the coding sequence ATGGTCGAGGGGCTCGACAACGTCGTCTTCGTCGTCGAGGACCGCCCCGAGGACGGCTCGCTCGACCTGCTCGGGCTCTACGAGGGCACGGCCGTCACCGACCGCGGCCAGTACGGCTTCGGCGAGCTGCCCGACCGCATCATCCTGTACCGCGAGCCGCTGCTCGCCACCGCCGAGGGCGATCGGCAGGAGCTGCTCGACCAGATCCACGTGACGCTCGTGCACGAGATCGCCCACTACTACGGGATCGACGACGCCGAGCTGCACCGCCTCGGCTGGGGCTGA
- a CDS encoding DUF2017 family protein — MRRFEPAAAPGTVEALVDQDEARVLRSLAEQLAGLLTEAGESETSRDAAVDRVLPDAYRDDDEAAEEWRRLSRRALADRKATFAQRMVDDLERAATNPGIHTIALDTAGALDWVRAVADLRLVLAERMGIREEGDEPSGALEGGAELYDWLAWMQDDLVRVLTLLEEAQ; from the coding sequence ATGAGGCGCTTCGAGCCGGCCGCCGCGCCCGGCACCGTCGAGGCGCTCGTCGATCAGGACGAGGCGCGCGTGCTGCGCTCGCTGGCCGAGCAGCTGGCCGGCCTGCTGACCGAGGCGGGCGAGAGCGAGACGAGCCGCGACGCCGCCGTCGACCGCGTGCTGCCCGACGCCTACCGCGACGACGACGAGGCCGCCGAGGAGTGGCGCCGGCTCAGCCGCCGCGCCCTCGCCGATCGCAAGGCGACCTTCGCGCAGCGCATGGTCGACGACCTCGAGCGGGCCGCGACGAACCCGGGCATCCACACGATCGCCCTCGACACCGCCGGCGCCCTCGACTGGGTGCGCGCCGTCGCCGATCTGCGCCTCGTGCTCGCCGAGCGGATGGGGATCCGCGAGGAGGGCGACGAGCCCAGCGGCGCGCTCGAGGGCGGCGCCGAGCTCTACGACTGGCTCGCCTGGATGCAGGACGACCTCGTGCGGGTGCTGACCCTGCTCGAGGAGGCACAGTGA
- the clpS gene encoding ATP-dependent Clp protease adapter ClpS, with the protein MVALPAVPLLDEETEVRPLHASEVPWQTIVWNDPVNLMSYVAWVFRRHFGMGETEAERAMMAVHTEGRAVVAQGNREAMERHVEAMHEYGLWATLEKAPR; encoded by the coding sequence ATGGTCGCCCTCCCCGCCGTCCCCCTCCTCGACGAGGAGACGGAGGTGCGCCCGCTGCACGCCTCGGAGGTGCCGTGGCAGACGATCGTCTGGAACGACCCCGTCAACCTCATGAGCTACGTGGCGTGGGTGTTCCGCCGGCACTTCGGCATGGGCGAGACCGAGGCGGAGCGGGCGATGATGGCCGTGCACACCGAGGGCCGCGCCGTCGTCGCGCAGGGCAACCGCGAGGCCATGGAGCGCCACGTCGAGGCCATGCACGAGTACGGGCTCTGGGCGACGCTCGAGAAGGCGCCGCGATGA